From the genome of Blautia pseudococcoides, one region includes:
- a CDS encoding YveK family protein translates to MEPLRQKEEGKIELRHMIGVLMSRIWIIIFSGMVVGLLALIFTKVMTTPTYTSSTKIYVLNKDDKSSDVTSGDLALSATLAKDYAQLITSRNVTESVVSELGLNMNGDALARKITVEMPGDSRIITISVTDVDPYLASKIVTSVRDTAAIHIKEVMNSQAVNVVEEANIPQSQTTFAYKRNGGFGILAGIAIAVGIILLGYMFNDTIKCPEDVEKYVGLSVLGSIPLTEDDKKADRIRKYRKSTERRTGNEHDKAKDEKTGL, encoded by the coding sequence ATGGAACCGTTGAGGCAGAAGGAAGAAGGAAAAATAGAGTTAAGACATATGATCGGGGTATTGATGAGCCGCATCTGGATCATTATTTTTTCGGGAATGGTAGTGGGACTGCTTGCGCTGATATTTACCAAAGTGATGACAACCCCCACATACACTTCCAGCACCAAGATATATGTACTGAACAAAGATGACAAATCATCAGATGTGACAAGCGGAGATCTGGCTTTGAGCGCTACGCTTGCCAAAGACTACGCACAGCTGATCACAAGCCGTAATGTAACTGAGAGCGTGGTATCAGAATTAGGGTTGAATATGAATGGTGATGCCCTGGCAAGAAAAATAACTGTAGAGATGCCCGGGGATTCCAGGATCATAACCATAAGTGTTACGGACGTGGACCCTTATCTGGCAAGCAAGATCGTGACATCTGTCAGGGATACAGCAGCCATACATATTAAAGAAGTCATGAATTCCCAGGCGGTAAATGTGGTGGAGGAGGCTAATATACCGCAAAGCCAGACCACCTTTGCGTATAAAAGAAACGGGGGATTCGGTATTCTGGCCGGTATAGCCATTGCTGTGGGGATCATCCTGCTTGGGTATATGTTCAATGACACCATTAAATGTCCGGAAGATGTGGAGAAATACGTGGGGCTTAGTGTTCTGGGATCTATTCCGCTTACAGAAGACGACAAGAAGGCAGACAGGATAAGGAAATACAGAAAATCTACAGAAAGAAGGACAGGGAATGAGCACGATAAAGCTAAAGATGAAAAAACTGGATTATGA
- a CDS encoding polysaccharide deacetylase family protein gives MTAERQQHVNELAKELQPVNGERKKWQDDDKAWKATLEKKTKGESCMLLGVDSMGRNLYDTVFTMMAQYGFKATFTLKDGQLPISPDVEEASREYIDTEQFREMLDAGWEYGISVSEREITGEDAGEDDWLTRLDEALGHLQEGRIGVPGVVFASASQYSADADAELIGRGFREVSILNKEKASVITGDEEDFIHINSCFLNQNNMDIEQTMDKAAANRQSMAVTINEVLRVSKDGDEDVSLTKFTSFFNKLKGMEEQGLFQIMTYSEYYDYRKQLEQNKIKLLADYKAFKQEMQQKMAELDQQEQEIVKRTIPEGFH, from the coding sequence TTGACGGCGGAACGCCAGCAGCATGTAAATGAGCTGGCAAAGGAGCTGCAGCCGGTGAATGGTGAGCGTAAGAAGTGGCAGGATGACGATAAGGCATGGAAGGCTACACTTGAAAAGAAGACAAAAGGGGAATCCTGTATGCTGCTGGGGGTGGATAGTATGGGAAGGAACCTTTATGATACGGTGTTTACAATGATGGCACAGTATGGATTTAAGGCTACGTTTACTTTGAAAGACGGGCAGCTTCCCATAAGTCCTGATGTGGAGGAAGCATCCAGAGAATATATTGACACAGAACAGTTCCGGGAAATGTTGGACGCGGGCTGGGAGTATGGAATATCTGTAAGTGAGCGTGAAATTACCGGGGAGGATGCCGGGGAAGACGACTGGCTGACACGGCTGGATGAAGCGTTGGGACATTTACAGGAAGGGCGGATCGGAGTGCCTGGAGTTGTATTTGCTTCAGCGTCCCAGTATTCTGCGGATGCAGATGCGGAGCTTATAGGAAGGGGATTTAGGGAAGTCAGTATTCTGAATAAGGAGAAGGCTTCTGTCATCACCGGGGACGAAGAGGATTTTATACATATTAACAGTTGTTTTTTAAACCAGAATAACATGGATATAGAACAGACCATGGATAAAGCCGCAGCCAACAGGCAGTCCATGGCGGTGACCATCAACGAAGTGCTTCGTGTTTCCAAAGACGGGGATGAGGATGTCAGTCTGACAAAATTTACATCATTTTTTAATAAGTTAAAGGGCATGGAGGAGCAGGGGCTGTTTCAGATCATGACATATTCGGAATATTATGATTACCGGAAACAATTAGAACAGAACAAAATAAAACTGCTTGCAGACTACAAAGCGTTTAAACAGGAAATGCAGCAAAAGATGGCTGAACTGGATCAGCAGGAACAGGAAATCGTGAAAAGAACAATACCTGAAGGCTTTCACTGA
- a CDS encoding nucleoside-diphosphate sugar epimerase/dehydratase: MEKLLGKQNKLTRISMLVFYDMFAIGIAQFAALYIRFEFRISEIPGEYLHGAERYVVVNIVTAIVIFAYFQLYESLWKYASVSEMCSAVLACMTSAAVQSLGMLILHISMPVSYHILYLFLLLTGILGGRFAYRFIRMLRMTKRAGERKQPVRAMLIGAGEAGRAIVKEMKYSDHLNYQPCCILDDDTSLAGRRIYGVPIAGPRENICEMVNKYDIQEIFITIPSLNMEEKKKIIELCRQTSCKLKILPGTYQLINEEVNISKLRDVQIEDLLGRDPINVCPDEILGYVQDKVVLVTGGGGSIGSELCRQLAGHGVRQLIIFDMYENNAYSIQQELKGEYPDLDLQVLIGSVRNTNRLASVFCSYRPDIVYHAAAHKHVPLMEDSPNEAVKNNVMGTYKTAMMADKYRAEKFILISTDKAVNPTNIMGASKRLCEMVIQMFDRQSRTDFVAVRFGNVLGSNGSVIPLFREQIKKGGPVTVTHPEIIRYFMTIPEAVSLVLQAGAYAKGGEIFVLDMGEPVKILDLAKNLIRLSGYEPERDIKITFTGLRPGEKLYEELLMEEEGIRKTANDRIFIGHPISMDHERFAELLHRLDDAAWGENSNIRELVHEAVPEYCYETDKKKEEHDEKQNKTDNENSVDPGQRNMCRLVSPVYQK, encoded by the coding sequence ATGGAAAAGTTATTGGGAAAACAAAATAAATTGACACGGATCAGCATGTTGGTTTTCTATGATATGTTTGCTATCGGTATTGCTCAGTTTGCGGCTCTTTACATACGGTTCGAGTTCCGGATCTCTGAAATACCGGGGGAATATCTGCATGGTGCGGAGAGATACGTGGTCGTCAATATAGTGACGGCCATTGTGATATTTGCATATTTCCAATTGTATGAGAGCCTGTGGAAATATGCCAGTGTTTCGGAAATGTGCAGTGCGGTCCTGGCCTGTATGACCAGCGCGGCGGTGCAGTCCTTAGGTATGCTGATATTACATATTTCCATGCCTGTAAGTTATCACATATTATATTTATTCCTGCTGCTCACAGGAATTTTAGGAGGGCGTTTTGCTTACCGCTTTATAAGAATGCTGAGGATGACTAAAAGAGCAGGGGAACGGAAGCAGCCGGTGAGAGCCATGCTCATAGGCGCGGGTGAAGCCGGCAGAGCAATTGTAAAAGAAATGAAATACAGCGATCATCTGAACTATCAGCCCTGCTGTATTTTGGATGATGATACAAGTTTGGCGGGAAGAAGGATATATGGCGTTCCCATCGCGGGGCCCAGGGAAAATATCTGTGAGATGGTAAATAAGTATGATATCCAGGAAATCTTCATTACGATCCCGTCGCTGAACATGGAGGAAAAAAAGAAGATCATTGAACTGTGCAGGCAGACGTCTTGTAAGCTGAAGATTCTTCCCGGGACATACCAGTTGATCAATGAAGAAGTCAATATCAGCAAATTAAGGGATGTTCAGATTGAAGATTTACTGGGGAGAGATCCCATTAACGTGTGTCCGGATGAGATCCTTGGATATGTGCAGGATAAGGTGGTGCTGGTAACCGGAGGCGGCGGTTCCATAGGAAGTGAGCTGTGCAGACAGCTTGCAGGCCATGGAGTCAGACAGTTGATCATTTTTGATATGTATGAAAACAATGCGTATAGCATTCAACAGGAACTGAAGGGGGAATATCCGGATCTGGATCTGCAAGTGCTGATCGGCTCTGTGAGAAACACAAACAGGCTGGCAAGTGTTTTCTGTTCATACAGGCCGGATATTGTCTATCATGCGGCTGCCCATAAACATGTGCCCCTCATGGAAGACAGTCCCAATGAGGCGGTCAAAAACAATGTGATGGGTACCTATAAAACCGCTATGATGGCAGATAAGTACCGGGCTGAAAAGTTCATTCTCATCTCAACCGATAAGGCGGTGAACCCTACCAATATTATGGGGGCCAGCAAACGTCTCTGTGAAATGGTGATCCAGATGTTTGACCGGCAGAGCCGTACCGATTTTGTGGCTGTGCGGTTCGGGAACGTGCTCGGCAGCAACGGCAGTGTGATCCCTTTATTCAGGGAACAGATAAAAAAAGGCGGCCCGGTTACTGTTACCCATCCTGAGATCATACGGTATTTTATGACAATACCCGAAGCGGTGAGTCTGGTCCTGCAGGCAGGCGCCTATGCAAAGGGCGGGGAGATTTTTGTCCTGGATATGGGGGAACCGGTGAAAATACTGGATTTGGCTAAGAATTTGATCCGCCTTTCCGGGTATGAACCGGAGAGGGATATTAAGATCACATTTACGGGGCTGCGTCCGGGGGAAAAGCTTTATGAGGAGCTGCTCATGGAGGAAGAGGGAATCCGGAAGACAGCCAATGACCGGATATTTATCGGACATCCTATTTCCATGGATCATGAAAGGTTTGCAGAACTTTTGCACAGACTGGATGATGCGGCCTGGGGAGAAAATTCCAATATCAGGGAACTGGTGCATGAAGCTGTTCCGGAATATTGTTATGAAACTGATAAAAAGAAAGAAGAACATGATGAGAAGCAAAACAAAACCGATAATGAGAATTCTGTTGATCCTGGGCAGCGTAATATGTGCCGTCTTGTTTCTCCTGTTTATCAGAAATGA